ACCAATCATCTGACTCATGACATTCAAAATTTGAACATTCATGTTGAACCGTATCATGGTGGTGACCAAATACAAGTTGGTGACGGGATATGTTTGCCTATCCAAAATATTGGAACCTATGATCTCACTACTCCCACTAAAACCTTTACTTTACCTCATTTACTTCATGTCCCTACTATTCAAAAGAACCTTATTTCACTACGTCAATTTACTAAAGAAAATAAGGTTTATATTAAATTTCATGCCTCTTCTTTTTTGGTGAAGGATGAAACGTCAGGGAAGGTGCTGCTGCGCGGCAAGTCTAAGGACGGGCTTTACACATTTCCAATTACCTCTAGAGCACAACAATCCTTCCTCACTCAACAAGTTCCTCTTGAAGTTTAGCACCGCCGGTTGGGTCATCCCTCTTATCAAACCGTCCAACACATTGTCTCCAAGATTTCTTTACCTTGTTCTTCCAATAAAATTCCTGGAATATGCACTAcatgtcaacaaggaaaaaTCCATCATTTACTGTTTTTAGATTCTCAGTCTAAATACAATGGTCCCCTTGATTTGATTTTCTCAGATGTCTGGGGACCCTCTCCAAAATTGTCTCAGaatgttaataaatattatgttgcATTTGTTGATCATTTTAGCAAATACACCTAGCTTTATCCTATCTCGGCCAAATTTGATGTTTACAAAGTTTTTGGCTCATTCGAAAAACTTGTTGAATGAGTTCAATTCCAAAATCAAATCCATTCAAACAGATTGGGGTGGCGAATACCGCTCCCTCAATAAAAATTTTCCCGACATTGGAATCCAACATCGTGTTACATGTCCTTATACCTCCCAACAAAATGGATCAGTAGAAAGAAAACATCGACAGGTTGTTGAAATGggtctctctctactctctcataGCTCTGTCCCACATCAATTTTGGGATGACGTCTTTCTTATGGCAACCTACTTAATCAACAGATCGTCCACTGCTCCTCTTGGTATATCCCCATTTGAAAAACTTTTCAAATAATCCCCTAATTTTTCTCTCCTAAAAATATTCGATTGCACATGGTTTCCTTTCTTATGACCATTTAATTCTCATAAACTTGATTTTCGGTCTAAAACTTGTGTTTTTTTGGGCATTAGCAACATGCACCATGGGTATAAAATGATTGGATCCATCTACTGGGAAGCTTTTTCTATCCCAACAAGtgatatttgatgaaaattcttTACCTTTTCATCAACCTGCCCCTTATCCTGCCCCGAATGACCCACCAAATTCCAAAACCACATCACTACCCTTCTCTTTAAAGCCAACCGACAATTCGATTGGTCCTGAGTATTCTTGTGTCCAACCACTGGAAAATTTATCAAATAGATATTCAGAATGCCTTCCTTTATGGTTTATTGTTCAAAGAAGTCTATTTGGCCTAACCCGTGGGGTATGTTGATCCAAACTTCCCCTCTCATGTGTGCAAGCTGCACAAAGCGTTGTATGGCCTGAAGTAGGCTCCTCAGGCATAATACTCCTGCCCTAGTGAACACATGCTCTCTCTCGGTTTTGCAAAGTCAAGCTCAGTCCCTTCACTGTTTATTTACAGCTGTGGTTTGACCACTATTTTTGTCTTGGTATATGTGGACGATATCTTAATTACTGGTTCCAGTGCTACTGTTGTCTCCCAGCTCATTACTGATCTTAGCATGGAATTTTCTGTGAAAGATTTGGGAGATTTAAGCTAGTTTTTTGGGATAGAAGCCCACCAAATACCACAAGGAATTTTCTTGACTCAACGCCAATACATCCCGAACTTGCTTCGATGAACAAATATGGGTGAAGCCAAACTTGTGTCTTCTCCCATGTCTTCCTTTCAACAACTATCGCTCTTTGCAGAAAAGCATTGTGCTGATCCTTCCCTTTATTGCAGTGTGGTTAGAGCCCTCCAATACCTGTCCTTGACAAGCCTCGACATCTCCTTTGCAGTAAACAAAGTATGTCAATTCATGCACAAACCAACTGAGGTTCATCGGTCTGCCATGAAACACATTCTGAGGTATTTGAAGTTTTCTATTGACTTCGGCATGCTCATTAAACCCAATTCATCCACTCAATTGTCGATCTTTTCAGACGCTGATTGAGCGGGATGCCCTGATGATAGGAGATCTACCTCCGGATTTTGTATCTACTTTGgtaaaaatctcatctcatggAGCTTCAAAAAGCAACCTACTATTGCTCAAGCAAGTACAAAGTTTGAGTATAGGGCAATTGCTCATGCCACTGCTGAGTCCCTTTGGCAGCAGTCCCTCCTCAAAGAATTTGGTATCTTTCTCAAACAGTGTTCCATTGTGTGGTGCGACAATATCGACGCTACTTACCTCATGACCAATTTAGTTTTTCATGCATGCACAAAGCATGTGGAGATAGATTACCACTTTGTTCGGGAAAAGGTCCAGCACAATTCTTTGGAAGTTCGTTTTATCTCCAACAAAGACCATCTTGCTGACGAACTCACAAAACCACTGGTCTCTACACGTTTTTCTCTTCTGAGGGACAAACTCAAAGTCATTCCCTCCCCGTTAAGTTTGCAATAGTGTATTAAGGAATCATCACAAGGTCAGGCTGCAATCGTGACAAATACACCAAATTCAAAGGGATAGAATCACTGCTGAATTACACTCCTCATTCATAGGGATCATATCACATACATCCCATTGCATCTTCTCCTTATAGGAATTGTTACAGCCTTGTATTAGGAATTTTGTCCATATTTTGAGCCATTCATAGTGTATACATCCCATACTTTTATCTATACAACAAATAGCTCTCTCGGTGTATCACCAATTCCAAAACTCTCATTAttgtttcattaatttatattataatatcttaTACAACACAAAAACAAGCTGATCATCAaattgtttctttatttatttattgttaccAAGAGTCGCAAATATCATGCTAAGCTAAGATATGCCAATTTTATAAAGGAGACAAGCAAGCATATGCCAACTTAGGCCTTAGCTAGATTGTCCCGTTTACTTCTCTTGTATcaaattgtaattttgtttgtacAAAAATGATTGCACCTAACTTAGATATGTGTTTTAAGTAGAGCTGACTTTAAATTTATCCATTCTACATGCAAGCCCTTGGCACAAAAGCTTCCATGAAAAccctttcaaaaaaaatgaatttcactaaaaaaaaattttttataggaCCCACTTTTTTCTCAAATGACTTGTCCGGCCGTGCCTGCATACATGGGACTTATACAAGTTATTATCATACATACTAATACCAGCtgaattgataaatttaaaaaaaaaaaaaaaaaatctatttacaaatcagtgtgaaaaatatatcattcaCATCATGGATATGACAAGAATTAATTTGtaagagatttgattttttttaaaacttctcCTACAGATCAGGTATTTTCATATCAACAGTGTGAGAAATATTTTCTCTGACACCAACATATATACAAGTAGAACTACtctatctatattttaagtagTAGCAACATTGACAAGAGCCTGATGGTGATTTGATGGTATATGACTCAGttctccaaacaaaaatccTGGATTGAAAACCCTCCTttgtgtaaaaagaaaaaaaaatagtagcaAGTTAGCGACGCTCATTATCCATACAAAATTGCTACAAGCAACCAAGGTGGGTAACCCCCAGGGAATTGGTTGTGCCATGTTAGTGGAgatatttttcttctctttaatccatttgcatcttcaaaattctcCAACCATACATGGTAATAATCccatatttctttaaaaaaaatcccatattTTAAAACACTCGACTCCACTTCGATTCTCCTAAAATCCTTTCAGAAAAATCTCGTTTTTACACCTTTATGAGCCCTAGATTTCTGATTTTATCAGCTTAAAGTTTTCCCTcactttccttcattttttgaGGGATATGAAATTCTCATGGCCCCATGGCTACTATGCTCAGATCCAAAACTTCCAAGGAAACAGCTTCATTCTCGTCACCCTGTTCCGCTACTTCATATTTAATCACATGCACGTTGATCGCATTGCTAGCTTTCACTACACTCATCGTACCAAGTAGGATGAACTCTATATGAACACCCCCTACCACTTCACTTCCTTTAAACTCGTGTCTTTATGTGGTGAGTTCATCGAAAAGGGTATCCAAGTATCTGATGATAGTCAGAAAATAACTTAGAGTTGAAATCTTGATAAGAATTCGAGGGAGAAATTGAGCATTAAGTGTTGTACCGTACTTAGCTCGAATGGGGACACACAGGAGGTGTGGTCCGGGGACGGGATGGTGATACAAATGGGCAATTCAAACTTGCATGCGGTTCGTGGGAGCCCCAATGCTAGCCCCGGGTCCGGCGGTGGTAGTTTCAGGTCAAGTTTGAAAGATGGGTGTTGGGGAGGGTCCAATGTGGGGAATATTTTTCTGACGCCGAAGGAGATTTGTATGGGGCTCGAGTGTCGGGAGCGAGTCGCTATGCTGAAGGGGTTGAAGAGGAATGGAGCTGGAGTGAAAATGAAGCTTGTTGTAGACGATGGGAGGGATACGAAAATTGAAGGAACAAAAAACACAGAAGGAATAAACAGAAAAACAGGGCCAAAACATCCAGTTTCATTTTCCATGGGAGCAAGGGTTCCCCCGCGGTTCCCCAAGCCCATTGcttatagtatttttcttatgcatatatatgcatttatcGATCTCCCTTCCATCCTCtaataacttttatgatttGCACGATCTCTCTTTATTATATTACGAGTGTATTGCATGTTCAAACGTGCATGTTCGATCGTTTATTATTTGGTTTAGAAATGACCAAAATTAgaccccatataaatatatatatattaaattataaccCACCAATTAGGAGTAATGCTCGCAGCCCCACGCACGTACAGACGTGAAGGGATGTGATGAAGCAAACTCTTTTGACCgtttcttttcctccaaatACATAACGGTAACTAACTACGTACCTTCCCCCCTCCTTTTTCTCTCTGCCATGCTTCCTCCTAGAGCTAGGTCCCAATTCCTTCTCCTTTCCTCACGTTGCTGCAGACTTACCATTTTACGAATGCACCAAAAATGGAACCCAAACGAACCATGACGATGAATTGGGATGGCCTCGGCGACGACGGTGACGAAGATGCCGACCGCTTCCTTGAGTCCAATGATCGCATTTCCTCTGCCGTTTCCCTTGACCTTGCCTCCTCCTCTGATGACGATGACGATGACGAAGACTTCGACGAAACTCGTACATCCTTCGCCTCTGCTGTCTCTTCTCTTCGCTCTGCCAAATTTAGAAACTCGATCATCTCCGACTCTGCTGCTCCTGATCTCAACTATGATATCTGGATGGCTACGCCCGGTTCCATCAATGAACGCCGCAAGCGCCTCCTCCAAGGAATGGGCTTGACCACGACCGGGGATAACAAGAAAGACTTCCTTAGCTTTAAACGTGTTGTTTCCGATAAGTCTTTGTCTTCAAggccttctcctcctcctcctcctcctccacacctcctactagtactactacttctgCATCTCCTTCTTCTCCAAGTAGAGATCAACTGAAACAAGTCGAGCCTCTGCATTCTCATTCTCGTTCTCCTTCACCCTCAGATACGCCTTCGCCTTCGCCTTCGCATTTACCGATCGTTCTAGTTCGGTCACGATCCGACGGGGACATTGAGATGTTGTCAATACCGAAAAGGAGGAAAGAGGACCTAATCGGTAAAACATCAAAGCAACGGCTCACACGAACCTATTCGATGATATTAGCGCAACATGCTCGAATATGTCCTACGTATCTGGATGCCATCAGAATATTGCCGAAAGAAGCTGGACAAGTCTCCTCCAGACAACCAATTCGGCATAGCGGCACCCTGTCGCAGAGCTGTTTCGGGGCTTTCTTTCTGATCAAGAACTTGGATACGGGGAAAGAGTTCATCGTGAGTGAATATGGGGAAGATGGGATGTGGAACAAGCTCAGTGACCTTCAGACGGGAAAGAAGTTGACAATGGAGGAATTCGAGAAATGCGTCGGGTATTCTCCGGTGGTGAAGGAGCTAATGCGTCGAGAGAACGTGTCATCGAGAAATATGAATAGTATCGATGGGAATGAAATCGACAGAAAAGTGGGCGTGAATTCGTATTTCTCGAAGAGTTTGAGAATGAGCAAGAAAGGAGGGGCTGCTCTGTTGAAGAACGTGAAGGGTTTGGCTAACTCGATGAGTGGAGTACTAATTGGTGAAAAGGAGAGGGAGATTTCGCAACTTCCATCGGCGCCAGTGCTGGAGCAGAAACTGGGAAAGAATTCTAACTCCTCAAAATGGATAAAAGCCCAGCAAAGTGGCAAGTCGTGCAAGGAGCTCTCCGCTCTGCATTTGTGCCAAGAAATTCAGGCTCATGAGGGGTCGATTTGGACTATCAAGTTTAGCCACGACGCGCGGTTTCTTGCAAGTGCAGGAGAGGACCGTGTAATTCATGTGTGGGAAGTGCAGGAATGCGAGGTCATGCCTCTGAGGCTAGGCGAGGAAATTGGATATACGACCCCGCTTCATCATTCCTTGTCTGCTTCTGGAGAAAGACCTAATCCGACTCTTGGTGAGGCTACGTCATTGCCatcagagaagaaaaaaaagggaaaatctAGCTCCAGAAAAGGGAACTCCATACCCGACTATGTTCACGTGCCAGAAAGCATGTTTTCGCTTTTGGAGAAGCCTGTCTGTTCTTTCCAAGGTCATCAGGATGATGTTTTGGACTTGTCCTGGTCTAAATCTCAGGTCAGTATGGTACAACAATTATAGACAACATGATCATGTACATTCTAAAAAACACTTCTCCAAAAATCCAGTATTCTGCCAAAGCCAATCTGGTTTCATGATGTGTAACAGTTcttatatgcattatcattcagagattttaatataatcagGTCCAATTTGAATGGATTTGCAGCTGTTACTTTCATCTTCAATGGACAAAACTGTTAGGTTATGGGACTTGGAAACCAAGAGCTGTCTAAAGTTGTTTGCCCACAAAGATTATGGTAAGAAATCTTTACATTCCCAATACTATAACTTGACAGCTTTGTGGTTGGAGTTTGCATCTTCAAACCCCCTTAATTTGACAGGGATCAAAGCATTGCTACTCTTCTCTCTTATGTCCAACCATGTTTATTTTAGACCTAACACCACATTGTATCCCTAAATTACTTTGGCTTTTTGAATGTGGATCGGTTCTGCAGTAACTTGCATACAGTTCAATCCGATAGATGACACTTATTTCATCAGTGGCTCACTTGATGCAAAAGTTCGAATATGGAGCGTACCCGATCGACAAGTTGTGGACTGGATTGACTTCCATGAAATGGTCACTGCTGCATCTTACACCCCTGACGGCCAGGTCCAgctctaattaattagcttttgtctatatatatatatatatacacacacacacagagatagTCTATATACAGTTCTTAAATGAGTATTGTTCATGCAAACTCatacagttatatttaaaaagaaatcaaaaattttttattcatatttatataagacTGCATACGCAATCTCCACTCAggactataaatagaatttcttctatatatattatatatgaagcATGACTTTGTTCCTTCGGTGACAATTTATGTTTTGAAAGATGTAGGGTGCCATAATTGGTTCACACAAAGGAACTATTCGCACATATAGCACAGAAGGTATGGATGAGTTGCTTTAGTACTGCAACACTAAAATTCAGTCGAACCCTTGCGGCCTAAAGTTATTATACTTTCGAATGCAATCATATAAAATTGCAAAGCATAAACCTTAATtgattgcattttattttgtgacCTTACCTAGGTTGCAAATTAGATCAAATAAGCCAGATTGATATTCAAACAAAGAAGAAATCTCAGGCTAAGAAGATCACTGGCTTTCAGGTAATCGATCTTACTTGTGTAACCTTTTGTTTTCATTCCCTAAAGGCATGTTATAACTTTGTGAATGAAAAGTTTGCCCCAGGAAATCCATCTGAAGTGCTGGTTACTTCAGCTGATTCCCGGATTCGAGTTTTGGCTGCATCAGATGTCACTCATAAGTTCAGAGGTATAAACACAGTCATATTAAGTAAAACGTGCatgtttttaccatttttttgtCGTTAAATAATCTTATTGGGTTTGTCAATGTTGGATGGCAGGTTTCCGAAATACAAGTAGCCAAATTGCAGCCTCATTTTGTCAGCGTGGGAAATATATAATCAGTGCAAGTGAAGATTCCCATGTTTATGTTTGGAAGCATGAAGAGCCCCGAAATGGATCAGGCATAGGAAAAAACAAGAGCTTAATCACCACCCATTCACACGAGCATTTCCAGTGTAAGGATGTTTCTGTAGCAATCCCATGGCTTGGCACCATAAAGGGTGAACCACAAGCCATGCCAACACAATCAAAAAGGCAGTCCAAACGCTACCCCACACAACCAACTTCAATTAATGGGTCGCCAACCAGAGAAGACAACCTTATAACCAACAGTAAAAGACAGTTGCCACCACTTCCCAAGAAAAGCACCAATAACAACAATCTAGAGAGTGCTTCAACACCCCAAGAAGATGTCGGCCTTGCTCTAGTTTCTCAAACAGAATCTGGGATCGGAGAGTCATTCAATTCGGATTCGAGCTCAGGTAGATATGGTGATTCGCCCTCTATTTTGACTGCTAGGAATCCATCAGCATCATCTTCATCTTGGTCTTCTTCTCGGTCTTGGTTTGATGTTGGCAATAACCATGTCGCCCATACGATCCAACCAACAGCATGGGGCTTGGTAATTGTCACTGCCAGTCTAGGAGGTGAAATCAGGGCTTACCAGAACTTTGGATTGCCGCATAGGATTGGCCGCCAAACCAATCTCTTCGGAAGCCCCACTTGAGTTGATTTCTGTTGATAAAGATagaattaatattcttttcttgACAAAACTTCTGCATAAAATACGAATTATATACCTAAGAATATAGTTCTTTGATGTGGAATTAGTTTCCCATTTTCCATAAAATCAAAATGCAGGAATGGTACTAGTTGACATTGTAATTAATGCCAAAAGTTTGTCGCACGAATATTTGTAAACTTGGGATTATGACAATCAAGTCACATGCCTTTGACAGAATATTTGTAAAATGTAGTCAATATAAATCAAGGTAATTTTTGTATGTATCTGCCTTcactcaaaaccaaaaaaatgttTTGCATATTTACCTTGCAAAAGAAACTCTGGTTTGGGCTCCTTGATCGTGCTTTTTAGGGTGCTTGCTGAGGAAAATCTGGCAGATGTTGAGGGTGCTAGCTTGCACACCAGATTCTAGTATTCTACATTTGGTTAGATCACTTTCAAATGGGTTTCTTCATGAGTTTCATATTGATTCTATAAATGTTTCTTTGCTATGATGTAAATAGACATATATAATCATGATATATGCCTCTTTTGGTTGATTGCTGTCCAAAATATGGTTGAGATAATCGAATGAATAATGCTTGATTTGCAGAACTTGCTTATGAGAGAAGCAAGAACACAGAGAAAATTCATGGGTTAAGTTGAAGGAGCCGAATATTTTTAGCACTACAAATTCAAAggagaaatactttaaccacaaatggattatacaaaaatgaaCTCACACAGTGACAAGGTTTGATgtgatacattagattgtaaaattacttttattgtaatttaTGGCGTGGTTTGCTCTCAAGACTAAAACTTAGAACTTTGAAaacctctcatctcatcattacaaattttacaaatttccagacaaaataaaataaacaattcaactttttcaaatcccaaaacaaaaccaatattaaaaaaatatattctaataatattttattcaactttttaactttaatctcaactcatctctgaaaacaaatgaggtctAAATCTAATGGATCACATGAAATC
This genomic interval from Juglans regia cultivar Chandler chromosome 3, Walnut 2.0, whole genome shotgun sequence contains the following:
- the LOC108998990 gene encoding WD repeat-containing protein 44-like, which translates into the protein MEPKRTMTMNWDGLGDDGDEDADRFLESNDRISSAVSLDLASSSDDDDDDEDFDETRTSFASAVSSLRSAKFRNSIISDSAAPDLNYDIWMATPGSINERRKRLLQGMGLTTTGDNKKDFLSFKRVVSDNTTTSASPSSPSRDQLKQVEPLHSHSRSPSPSDTPSPSPSHLPIVLVRSRSDGDIEMLSIPKRRKEDLIGKTSKQRLTRTYSMILAQHARICPTYLDAIRILPKEAGQVSSRQPIRHSGTLSQSCFGAFFLIKNLDTGKEFIVSEYGEDGMWNKLSDLQTGKKLTMEEFEKCVGYSPVVKELMRRENVSSRNMNSIDGNEIDRKVGVNSYFSKSLRMSKKGGAALLKNVKGLANSMSGVLIGEKEREISQLPSAPVLEQKLGKNSNSSKWIKAQQSGKSCKELSALHLCQEIQAHEGSIWTIKFSHDARFLASAGEDRVIHVWEVQECEVMPLRLGEEIGYTTPLHHSLSASGERPNPTLGEATSLPSEKKKKGKSSSRKGNSIPDYVHVPESMFSLLEKPVCSFQGHQDDVLDLSWSKSQLLLSSSMDKTVRLWDLETKSCLKLFAHKDYVTCIQFNPIDDTYFISGSLDAKVRIWSVPDRQVVDWIDFHEMVTAASYTPDGQGAIIGSHKGTIRTYSTEGCKLDQISQIDIQTKKKSQAKKITGFQFAPGNPSEVLVTSADSRIRVLAASDVTHKFRGFRNTSSQIAASFCQRGKYIISASEDSHVYVWKHEEPRNGSGIGKNKSLITTHSHEHFQCKDVSVAIPWLGTIKGEPQAMPTQSKRQSKRYPTQPTSINGSPTREDNLITNSKRQLPPLPKKSTNNNNLESASTPQEDVGLALVSQTESGIGESFNSDSSSGRYGDSPSILTARNPSASSSSWSSSRSWFDVGNNHVAHTIQPTAWGLVIVTASLGGEIRAYQNFGLPHRIGRQTNLFGSPT